The Raphanus sativus cultivar WK10039 chromosome 2, ASM80110v3, whole genome shotgun sequence genome includes a region encoding these proteins:
- the LOC108840022 gene encoding peroxidase N-like, whose translation MGEHVLLTVFTLCMLCSGAKAQLNPNIYAKSCPYLVPIVRRQVMIALKADTRMAASLIRLHFHDCFVNGCDASVLLDGDDSEKLALPNLNSARGFELIDTIKAAVEYACPGVVSCADILSLAARDSVVLSGGPQWRVALGRKDGLVANQSSANNLPSPFEPLDAIIAKFVAVGLNVADVVALSGAHTFGQAKCDVFNNRLFNFKGAGSPDTTLETTLLSDLRTVCPAGGSGNQTAPLDSNSTSAFDNNYFKNLLEGKGLLSSDQILFSSDLAVNTTKRLVEAYSRSQYLFFKDFTCSMIKMGGIANLVNGSNGEVRKNCRVINNY comes from the exons ATGGGAGAACATGTCTTGCTTACTGTTTTCACCCTGTGTATGCTTTGTTCAGGGGCTAAGGCACAGCTAAACCCTAACATTTACGCTAAATCATGCCCGTATCTTGTACCAATTGTCCGCAGACAAGTTATGATCGCCCTGAAGGCCGATACACGGATGGCTGCTTCTCTCATTCGTCTTCATTTCCATGACTGTTTCGTTAAT GGGTGCGATGCGTCTGTATTGTTGGATGGAGACGACAGCGAGAAATTAGCGTTACCAAATCTGAACTCTGCCAGAGGATTTGAATTAATTGATACTATCAAAGCCGCTGTGGAATACGCATGTCCTGGTGTTGTTTCTTGCGCTGATATACTCTCTCTTGCCGCTCGCGACTCCGTTGTCTTA AGCGGAGGACCTCAATGGAGGGTGGCATTAGGGCGAAAAGATGGACTTGTGGCAAATCAGAGCAGTGCAAATAATCTGCCATCTCCTTTTGAACCCTTAGACGCTATTATTGCCAAGTTTGTAGCTGTTGGCCTTAATGTCGCCGACGTCGTAGCTTTATCAG GAGCTCACACCTTTGGGCAAGCAAAGTGTGATGTATTCAACAACCGGCTTTTCAACTTTAAAGGCGCAGGATCTCCGGACACAACACTTGAGACAACACTCTTGTCCGATCTGCGAACGGTTTGTCCCGCCGGAGGAAGTGGAAACCAAACAGCTCCCCTAGACAGTAACTCTACCAGCGCCTTCGACAACAATTATTTCAAGAACCTCCTCGAAGGAAAAGGTCTTTTGAGTTCGGATCAGATTCTTTTCTCGAGTGATTTGGCCGTGAACACAACAAAGAGACTTGTGGAGGCTTATAGTCGGAGCCAGTACTTGTTTTTCAAGGACTTCACTTGTTCGATGATCAAAATGGGTGGTATTGCGAATCTTGTTAATGGATCTAATGGCGAGGTTAGGAAAAACTGTCGGGTTATCAATAACTATTAg